A genomic window from Gossypium hirsutum isolate 1008001.06 chromosome D12, Gossypium_hirsutum_v2.1, whole genome shotgun sequence includes:
- the LOC107929408 gene encoding LMBR1 domain-containing protein 2 homolog A isoform X1, translating into MMLVFYLISLPLTMGMVILTLRYFAGPAVPIYVLLTVGYTWFCSFSIIILVPADIWTTMVGHSSKTIALFWSLTYWSTFLLTWVVVPTLQGYEDAGDFTMAERLKTSVHANLVFYLCVGSLGLVGVILFIIFRRNWSGGILGFAMACSNTFGLVTGAFLLGFGLSEIPKGIWKNADWSTRQKVLSHKVAKMAVKLDGAHQEFSNAIVVTQATSSQMTKRDPLRPYMNIIDSMLEKMLKEDSSFKPQGGRFGENDMDYDTDEKSMASLRRRLRIARDQYCRYRSEYISFVLEALELEDTIKNYERHDATGWKFVSSFRPVRTGKLGPYLDTTEFVWRCILRKQLQKLLAVILGCMSAAILLAEATILPRGVDLSLFSILINSVGRQELVGQITSFIPLMYMCVCTYYSLFKIGMLMFYALTPGQTSSVSLLMICSMVARYAPPISYNFLNLIDLPGKGKTVFEKRMGNIDDAVPFFGKGFNKIYPLIMVVYTFLLVTNFFDRVIKYFGNWKLFKLQIEVDGTDGFDTSGLIILQKERSWLEQGYKVGENIIPLARNFSSTSIDIEPGSNNTMVNKDKSASISRANSAAELEKMGEYKPLKEEVKQETSREALTKKYSGVREQPKNQESNSNSTDKESTSIAVDDGNSESARASLSGGLALKWESMKSGLLSFKTNLEAKNFLPLRQTQESKAPSHVSSSESLDEIFQKLKRSSMDPKDHDDDDEF; encoded by the exons ATGATGTTGGTTTTCTATTTGATCTCATTGCCTTTAACAATGGGGATGGTGATTCTCACACTGAGATATTTCGCGGGTCCAGCTGTTCCTATTTACGTCTTGTTAACCGTTGGATATACCTGGTTTTGTTCTTTCTCAATCATCATCCTCGTTCCTGCTGATATTTGGACG ACAATGGTGGGTCATTCTAGCAAAACAATAGCTTTATTCTGGAGCTTGACTTATTGGAGTACATTTCTGCTAACATG GGTTGTGGTGCCTACTCTTCAGGGTTATGAAGATGCTGGAGATTTCACCATGGCAGAAAGATTGAAGACTAGTGTACATGCAAACTTGGTCTTCTACCTCTGCGTTGGTTCTCTTGGACTTGTCGGAgtcattttattcattatttttcgCAGAAATTG GAGTGGAGGCATTCTTGGTTTTGCTATGGCTTGCTCCAATACTTTTGGGCTTGTTACTGGTGCCTTTCTTCTTGGCTTTGGTCTTAGTGAAATCCCAAAGGGCATTTGGAAGAATGCGGATTGGAGCACCCGCCAAAAGGTTCTCTCACACAAAGTTGCTAAAATGGCTGTTAAACTTGATGGCGCTCATCAAGAATTTTCAAATGCTATTGTA GTTACTCAGGCGACATCAAGTCAGATGACAAAGCGTGATCCTTTAAGACCATATATGAATATTATTGATAGCATGTTAGAGAAAATG TTGAAGGAAGATTCTTCCTTCAAACCCCAAGGTGGGAGGTTTGGGGAGAATGATATGGATTATGATACTGATGAGAAATCAATGGCGTCTCTCAGACGCCGGCTTAGGATAGCTAGAGATCAATACTGTCGGTATCGAAG TGAATATATCAGCTTTGTCTTGGAAGCTCTTGAGCTGGAAGACACCATCAAAAACTATGAGCGCCATGATGCAACTGGATG GAAATTCGTTTCAAGCTTCAGGCCTGTACGAACTGGAAAACTAGGGCCTTATCTTGATACGACTG AGTTCGTTTGGCGTTGTATTCTAAGAAAGCAACTACAAAAACTCTTGGCTGTAATTCTGGGTTGCATGTCAGCTGCAATACTTTTAGCAGAGGCTACCATACTGCCCCGTGGAGTTGATTTATCTCTCTTCTCCATTCTCATAAATTCTGTGGGAAGGCAGGAACTGGTCGGACAG ATTACTTCTTTCATCCCTCTGATGTATATGTGCGTCTGCACCTATTATTCCTTGTTCAAAATTGGAATGCTGATGTTCTATGCATTGACACCTGGACAAACAAGCTCAGTCAGCTTGCTTATGATATGCTC GATGGTTGCACGATATGCTCCACCAATTTCATACAACTTTCTCAATCTTATTGATCTACCTGGTAAAGGAAAAACGGTCTTCGAGAAG AGAATGGGGAACATAGATGATGCTGTTCCTTTCTTTGGTAAAGGATTCAATAAAATCTATCCCCTCATCATGGTTGTATACACATTCTTACTCGTGACAAACTTCTTTGAtcgtgtcatcaaatattttggGAACTGGAAGTTATTCAAATTACAAATTGAAGTTGATGGCACGGATGGATTTGATACGTCAGGATTAATTATCTTACAGAAAG AGCGTTCTTGGCTTGAGCAAGGGTATAAAGTCGGAGAAAATATCATTCCATTGGCAAGGAATTTCAGCAGCACGAGTATCGACATCGAACCTGGCAGCAATAACACA ATGGTAAACAAGGATAAGAGTGCTTCAATTTCAAGAGCAAACAGTGCAGCTGAACTTGAAAAGATGGGTGAATATAAACCTCTGAAAGAAGAGGTTAAACAAGAGACAAGCAGAGAAGCCCTCACCAAGAAATATTCAGGCGTAAGAGAACAGCCAAAGAACCAAGAATCTAACTCGAATTCAACTGATAAAGAATCCACATCCATTGCAGTTGATGATGGCAACTCAGAAAGTGCAAGGGCATCACTGTCTGGGGGATTAGCGTTGAAATGGGAATCGATGAAGTCCGGCCTTTTAAGTTTCAAAACGAACCTAGAAGCTAAGAACTTCCTCCCTCTACGCCAGACTCAAGAAAGTAAAGCGCCCTCCCATGTTTCCTCGTCTGAATCTCTGGACGAAATTTTCCAGAAACTGAAACGATCAAGCATGGACCCTAAAGACCATGATGATGACGATGAATTTTGA
- the LOC107929408 gene encoding LMBR1 domain-containing protein 2 homolog A isoform X2 gives MMLVFYLISLPLTMGMVILTLRYFAGPAVPIYVLLTVGYTWFCSFSIIILVPADIWTTMVGHSSKTIALFWSLTYWSTFLLTWVVVPTLQGYEDAGDFTMAERLKTSVHANLVFYLCVGSLGLVGVILFIIFRRNWSGGILGFAMACSNTFGLVTGAFLLGFGLSEIPKGIWKNADWSTRQKVLSHKVAKMAVKLDGAHQEFSNAIVLKEDSSFKPQGGRFGENDMDYDTDEKSMASLRRRLRIARDQYCRYRSEYISFVLEALELEDTIKNYERHDATGWKFVSSFRPVRTGKLGPYLDTTEFVWRCILRKQLQKLLAVILGCMSAAILLAEATILPRGVDLSLFSILINSVGRQELVGQITSFIPLMYMCVCTYYSLFKIGMLMFYALTPGQTSSVSLLMICSMVARYAPPISYNFLNLIDLPGKGKTVFEKRMGNIDDAVPFFGKGFNKIYPLIMVVYTFLLVTNFFDRVIKYFGNWKLFKLQIEVDGTDGFDTSGLIILQKERSWLEQGYKVGENIIPLARNFSSTSIDIEPGSNNTMVNKDKSASISRANSAAELEKMGEYKPLKEEVKQETSREALTKKYSGVREQPKNQESNSNSTDKESTSIAVDDGNSESARASLSGGLALKWESMKSGLLSFKTNLEAKNFLPLRQTQESKAPSHVSSSESLDEIFQKLKRSSMDPKDHDDDDEF, from the exons ATGATGTTGGTTTTCTATTTGATCTCATTGCCTTTAACAATGGGGATGGTGATTCTCACACTGAGATATTTCGCGGGTCCAGCTGTTCCTATTTACGTCTTGTTAACCGTTGGATATACCTGGTTTTGTTCTTTCTCAATCATCATCCTCGTTCCTGCTGATATTTGGACG ACAATGGTGGGTCATTCTAGCAAAACAATAGCTTTATTCTGGAGCTTGACTTATTGGAGTACATTTCTGCTAACATG GGTTGTGGTGCCTACTCTTCAGGGTTATGAAGATGCTGGAGATTTCACCATGGCAGAAAGATTGAAGACTAGTGTACATGCAAACTTGGTCTTCTACCTCTGCGTTGGTTCTCTTGGACTTGTCGGAgtcattttattcattatttttcgCAGAAATTG GAGTGGAGGCATTCTTGGTTTTGCTATGGCTTGCTCCAATACTTTTGGGCTTGTTACTGGTGCCTTTCTTCTTGGCTTTGGTCTTAGTGAAATCCCAAAGGGCATTTGGAAGAATGCGGATTGGAGCACCCGCCAAAAGGTTCTCTCACACAAAGTTGCTAAAATGGCTGTTAAACTTGATGGCGCTCATCAAGAATTTTCAAATGCTATTGTA TTGAAGGAAGATTCTTCCTTCAAACCCCAAGGTGGGAGGTTTGGGGAGAATGATATGGATTATGATACTGATGAGAAATCAATGGCGTCTCTCAGACGCCGGCTTAGGATAGCTAGAGATCAATACTGTCGGTATCGAAG TGAATATATCAGCTTTGTCTTGGAAGCTCTTGAGCTGGAAGACACCATCAAAAACTATGAGCGCCATGATGCAACTGGATG GAAATTCGTTTCAAGCTTCAGGCCTGTACGAACTGGAAAACTAGGGCCTTATCTTGATACGACTG AGTTCGTTTGGCGTTGTATTCTAAGAAAGCAACTACAAAAACTCTTGGCTGTAATTCTGGGTTGCATGTCAGCTGCAATACTTTTAGCAGAGGCTACCATACTGCCCCGTGGAGTTGATTTATCTCTCTTCTCCATTCTCATAAATTCTGTGGGAAGGCAGGAACTGGTCGGACAG ATTACTTCTTTCATCCCTCTGATGTATATGTGCGTCTGCACCTATTATTCCTTGTTCAAAATTGGAATGCTGATGTTCTATGCATTGACACCTGGACAAACAAGCTCAGTCAGCTTGCTTATGATATGCTC GATGGTTGCACGATATGCTCCACCAATTTCATACAACTTTCTCAATCTTATTGATCTACCTGGTAAAGGAAAAACGGTCTTCGAGAAG AGAATGGGGAACATAGATGATGCTGTTCCTTTCTTTGGTAAAGGATTCAATAAAATCTATCCCCTCATCATGGTTGTATACACATTCTTACTCGTGACAAACTTCTTTGAtcgtgtcatcaaatattttggGAACTGGAAGTTATTCAAATTACAAATTGAAGTTGATGGCACGGATGGATTTGATACGTCAGGATTAATTATCTTACAGAAAG AGCGTTCTTGGCTTGAGCAAGGGTATAAAGTCGGAGAAAATATCATTCCATTGGCAAGGAATTTCAGCAGCACGAGTATCGACATCGAACCTGGCAGCAATAACACA ATGGTAAACAAGGATAAGAGTGCTTCAATTTCAAGAGCAAACAGTGCAGCTGAACTTGAAAAGATGGGTGAATATAAACCTCTGAAAGAAGAGGTTAAACAAGAGACAAGCAGAGAAGCCCTCACCAAGAAATATTCAGGCGTAAGAGAACAGCCAAAGAACCAAGAATCTAACTCGAATTCAACTGATAAAGAATCCACATCCATTGCAGTTGATGATGGCAACTCAGAAAGTGCAAGGGCATCACTGTCTGGGGGATTAGCGTTGAAATGGGAATCGATGAAGTCCGGCCTTTTAAGTTTCAAAACGAACCTAGAAGCTAAGAACTTCCTCCCTCTACGCCAGACTCAAGAAAGTAAAGCGCCCTCCCATGTTTCCTCGTCTGAATCTCTGGACGAAATTTTCCAGAAACTGAAACGATCAAGCATGGACCCTAAAGACCATGATGATGACGATGAATTTTGA
- the LOC107929408 gene encoding LMBR1 domain-containing protein 2 homolog A isoform X3, translating to MGYEDAGDFTMAERLKTSVHANLVFYLCVGSLGLVGVILFIIFRRNWSGGILGFAMACSNTFGLVTGAFLLGFGLSEIPKGIWKNADWSTRQKVLSHKVAKMAVKLDGAHQEFSNAIVVTQATSSQMTKRDPLRPYMNIIDSMLEKMLKEDSSFKPQGGRFGENDMDYDTDEKSMASLRRRLRIARDQYCRYRSEYISFVLEALELEDTIKNYERHDATGWKFVSSFRPVRTGKLGPYLDTTEFVWRCILRKQLQKLLAVILGCMSAAILLAEATILPRGVDLSLFSILINSVGRQELVGQITSFIPLMYMCVCTYYSLFKIGMLMFYALTPGQTSSVSLLMICSMVARYAPPISYNFLNLIDLPGKGKTVFEKRMGNIDDAVPFFGKGFNKIYPLIMVVYTFLLVTNFFDRVIKYFGNWKLFKLQIEVDGTDGFDTSGLIILQKERSWLEQGYKVGENIIPLARNFSSTSIDIEPGSNNTMVNKDKSASISRANSAAELEKMGEYKPLKEEVKQETSREALTKKYSGVREQPKNQESNSNSTDKESTSIAVDDGNSESARASLSGGLALKWESMKSGLLSFKTNLEAKNFLPLRQTQESKAPSHVSSSESLDEIFQKLKRSSMDPKDHDDDDEF from the exons ATG GGTTATGAAGATGCTGGAGATTTCACCATGGCAGAAAGATTGAAGACTAGTGTACATGCAAACTTGGTCTTCTACCTCTGCGTTGGTTCTCTTGGACTTGTCGGAgtcattttattcattatttttcgCAGAAATTG GAGTGGAGGCATTCTTGGTTTTGCTATGGCTTGCTCCAATACTTTTGGGCTTGTTACTGGTGCCTTTCTTCTTGGCTTTGGTCTTAGTGAAATCCCAAAGGGCATTTGGAAGAATGCGGATTGGAGCACCCGCCAAAAGGTTCTCTCACACAAAGTTGCTAAAATGGCTGTTAAACTTGATGGCGCTCATCAAGAATTTTCAAATGCTATTGTA GTTACTCAGGCGACATCAAGTCAGATGACAAAGCGTGATCCTTTAAGACCATATATGAATATTATTGATAGCATGTTAGAGAAAATG TTGAAGGAAGATTCTTCCTTCAAACCCCAAGGTGGGAGGTTTGGGGAGAATGATATGGATTATGATACTGATGAGAAATCAATGGCGTCTCTCAGACGCCGGCTTAGGATAGCTAGAGATCAATACTGTCGGTATCGAAG TGAATATATCAGCTTTGTCTTGGAAGCTCTTGAGCTGGAAGACACCATCAAAAACTATGAGCGCCATGATGCAACTGGATG GAAATTCGTTTCAAGCTTCAGGCCTGTACGAACTGGAAAACTAGGGCCTTATCTTGATACGACTG AGTTCGTTTGGCGTTGTATTCTAAGAAAGCAACTACAAAAACTCTTGGCTGTAATTCTGGGTTGCATGTCAGCTGCAATACTTTTAGCAGAGGCTACCATACTGCCCCGTGGAGTTGATTTATCTCTCTTCTCCATTCTCATAAATTCTGTGGGAAGGCAGGAACTGGTCGGACAG ATTACTTCTTTCATCCCTCTGATGTATATGTGCGTCTGCACCTATTATTCCTTGTTCAAAATTGGAATGCTGATGTTCTATGCATTGACACCTGGACAAACAAGCTCAGTCAGCTTGCTTATGATATGCTC GATGGTTGCACGATATGCTCCACCAATTTCATACAACTTTCTCAATCTTATTGATCTACCTGGTAAAGGAAAAACGGTCTTCGAGAAG AGAATGGGGAACATAGATGATGCTGTTCCTTTCTTTGGTAAAGGATTCAATAAAATCTATCCCCTCATCATGGTTGTATACACATTCTTACTCGTGACAAACTTCTTTGAtcgtgtcatcaaatattttggGAACTGGAAGTTATTCAAATTACAAATTGAAGTTGATGGCACGGATGGATTTGATACGTCAGGATTAATTATCTTACAGAAAG AGCGTTCTTGGCTTGAGCAAGGGTATAAAGTCGGAGAAAATATCATTCCATTGGCAAGGAATTTCAGCAGCACGAGTATCGACATCGAACCTGGCAGCAATAACACA ATGGTAAACAAGGATAAGAGTGCTTCAATTTCAAGAGCAAACAGTGCAGCTGAACTTGAAAAGATGGGTGAATATAAACCTCTGAAAGAAGAGGTTAAACAAGAGACAAGCAGAGAAGCCCTCACCAAGAAATATTCAGGCGTAAGAGAACAGCCAAAGAACCAAGAATCTAACTCGAATTCAACTGATAAAGAATCCACATCCATTGCAGTTGATGATGGCAACTCAGAAAGTGCAAGGGCATCACTGTCTGGGGGATTAGCGTTGAAATGGGAATCGATGAAGTCCGGCCTTTTAAGTTTCAAAACGAACCTAGAAGCTAAGAACTTCCTCCCTCTACGCCAGACTCAAGAAAGTAAAGCGCCCTCCCATGTTTCCTCGTCTGAATCTCTGGACGAAATTTTCCAGAAACTGAAACGATCAAGCATGGACCCTAAAGACCATGATGATGACGATGAATTTTGA
- the LOC107929048 gene encoding probable DNA helicase MCM9 isoform X2: MDSCNEEEVPMRLHSAVEYLLHSHSDQLRSIILSPDPKLHYPLFVDYAELMDADPPLARLVFANPTDYLRFFDQAAILAHKRVLKDMVSHEKGVEKKFIHVRFNVCGSPLEFPETFPTIGRVRVKHRGILLTLKGTVIRSGAVKMYEGQRTYQCKKCKHMFPLYPELETRNSITLPSICPSQRSNPCEGTKFLCVENTTVCHDYQEIKLQESTQVLGVGVIPRLILVILQDDLVDIVKAGDDVIITGILTAKWSPDLKDVRCDLDPILIANHVRKTNEMKLEIDIPDDVAMKFKQFWLDFRDTPLKGRNTILQGICPQVFGLFTVKLAVALTLIGGVQHVDASGTKIRGESHLLLVGDPGEWMLEAGALVLADGGLCCIDEFDSMREHDRATIHEAMEQQTISVAKAGLVTTLSTRTIVFGATNPKGHYDPDQPLSVNTALSGPLLSRFDIVLVLLDTKNPEWDAVVSSHILGEGEYGNGKQDEDLANIWSLSILRRYIGYVKNHFKPVLTKEAEKVISSYYQLQRRSATHNAARTTVRMLESLIRLAQAHARLMFRNEVTRLDAIAAILCIESSMTISAIIDSIGNALHSNFTENPDEEYAKQEKLILEKLSLIDESLESNGLEGFN; this comes from the exons ATGGATTCCTGTAATGAAGAGGAGGTGCCTATGCGACTGCATTCGGCGGTGGAATATCTGCTACATTCCCACTCCGATCAGCTCCGCTCTATCATTCTCTCCCCTGACCCTAAACTTCACTATCCTCTTTTCGTCGA TTATGCCGAGCTGATGGATGCTGATCCTCCTCTAGCCCGCCTCGTCTTCGCCAACCCAACTGACTATTTGAGATTCTTTGACCAAGCCGCCATTTTGGCTCAT AAAAGAGTACTGAAAGACATGGTATCGCATGAGAAGGGAGTTGAAAAGAAATTCATTCATGTTCGTTTCAATGTCTGTGGTTCTCCTCTTGAATTTCCTG AGACTTTTCCGACTATTGGGCGTGTGAGGGTGAAACATCGGGGAATTCTTCTTACTCTCAAAGGGACTGTAATTCGATCTGGAGCGGTGAAGATGTATGAGGGGCAGAGGACATATCAGTGCAAGAAATGCAAGCACAT GTTTCCACTTTATCCTGAACTTGAAACAAGAAACTCAATAACACTTCCGTCAATCTGCCCCTCTCAG AGGTCCAATCCTTGCGAAGGCACTAAATTCCTCTGTGTAGAAAATACCACAGTCTGTCATGATTACCAGGAAATAAAACTTCAAGAAAGCACACAGGTTTTGGGTGTTGGTGTAATCCCCCGTTTAATTCTAGTCATTCTTCAAGATGATCTTGTTGACATTGTTAAAGCTGGAG ATGATGTAATCATTACAGGGATCTTGACTGCTAAGTGGTCTCCTGATTTAAAAGATGTACGATGCGATCTTGATCCCATATTAATTGCCAACCATGTGAG GAAAACTAATGAGATGAAATTAGAGATTGATATCCCGGATGATGTTGCTATGAAATTCAAGCAATTCTGGTTAGACTTCAGAGACACCCCATTGAAAG GAAGAAATACTATTCTACAAGGAATTTGCCCACAAGTTTTTGGACTCTTCACTGTGAAACTTGCAG TTGCTCTCACACTGATTGGAGGTGTTCAACATGTTGATGCTTCTGGGACAAAGATTCGAGGAGAGTCTCACTTGCTTCTGGTTGGTGACCCAG GGGAGTGGATGCTAGAAGCCGGGGCCCTTGTTTTAGCTGATGGAGGCCTTTGTTGCATTGATGAATTTGATAG TATGAGAGAACATGACAGGGCAACCATTCATGAAGCAATGGAGCAGCAGACTATAAGTGTTGCAAAG GCTGGCCTTGTTACTACTCTTAGTACCAGGACAATTGTCTTCGGTGCAACAAATCCCAAAGGACACTATGATCCTGATCAAC CTCTCTCTGTCAATACGGCACTCTCTGGTCCCTTACTAAGTAGATTTGATATTGTCCTTGTGCTCTTGGATACAAAGAACCCTGAATGGGATGCAGTTGTATCATCACACATTCTGGGTGAG gGAGAATATGGAAATGGCAAGCAGGATGAAGATCTAGCAAATATCTGGTCACTTTCTATCCTCCGGAG GTATATTGGCTATGTAAAAAATCACTTTAAACCAGTGCTTACAAAAGAGGCTGAAAAGGTTATCTCAAGCTATTATCAACTCCAAAGGAGATCGGCCACACATAATGCAG CAAGAACAACGGTGCGCATGCTTGAAAGCTTGATACGCCTGGCTCAAG CTCACGCAAGGCTTATGTTCAGAAATGAGGTCACTAGATTAGATGCCATTGCTGCCATTTTATGCATTGAATCATCCATGACTATCTCCGCAATTATAGACAGCATAGGGAATGCCCTGCACTCCAATTTCACCGAGAACCCAGATGAGGAAT ATGCAAAGCAAGAAAAATTAATTCTTGAAAAGTTAAGTTTGATCGATGAGTCCCTGGAATCAAACGGCTTGGAAGGTTTCAAC
- the LOC107929048 gene encoding probable DNA helicase MCM9 isoform X1 yields the protein MDSCNEEEVPMRLHSAVEYLLHSHSDQLRSIILSPDPKLHYPLFVDYAELMDADPPLARLVFANPTDYLRFFDQAAILAHKRVLKDMVSHEKGVEKKFIHVRFNVCGSPLEFPETFPTIGRVRVKHRGILLTLKGTVIRSGAVKMYEGQRTYQCKKCKHMFPLYPELETRNSITLPSICPSQRSNPCEGTKFLCVENTTVCHDYQEIKLQESTQVLGVGVIPRLILVILQDDLVDIVKAGDDVIITGILTAKWSPDLKDVRCDLDPILIANHVRKTNEMKLEIDIPDDVAMKFKQFWLDFRDTPLKGRNTILQGICPQVFGLFTVKLAVALTLIGGVQHVDASGTKIRGESHLLLVGDPGTGKSQFLKFAAKLSNRSVITTGLGSTSAGLTVTAVKDGGEWMLEAGALVLADGGLCCIDEFDSMREHDRATIHEAMEQQTISVAKAGLVTTLSTRTIVFGATNPKGHYDPDQPLSVNTALSGPLLSRFDIVLVLLDTKNPEWDAVVSSHILGEGEYGNGKQDEDLANIWSLSILRRYIGYVKNHFKPVLTKEAEKVISSYYQLQRRSATHNAARTTVRMLESLIRLAQAHARLMFRNEVTRLDAIAAILCIESSMTISAIIDSIGNALHSNFTENPDEEYAKQEKLILEKLSLIDESLESNGLEGFN from the exons ATGGATTCCTGTAATGAAGAGGAGGTGCCTATGCGACTGCATTCGGCGGTGGAATATCTGCTACATTCCCACTCCGATCAGCTCCGCTCTATCATTCTCTCCCCTGACCCTAAACTTCACTATCCTCTTTTCGTCGA TTATGCCGAGCTGATGGATGCTGATCCTCCTCTAGCCCGCCTCGTCTTCGCCAACCCAACTGACTATTTGAGATTCTTTGACCAAGCCGCCATTTTGGCTCAT AAAAGAGTACTGAAAGACATGGTATCGCATGAGAAGGGAGTTGAAAAGAAATTCATTCATGTTCGTTTCAATGTCTGTGGTTCTCCTCTTGAATTTCCTG AGACTTTTCCGACTATTGGGCGTGTGAGGGTGAAACATCGGGGAATTCTTCTTACTCTCAAAGGGACTGTAATTCGATCTGGAGCGGTGAAGATGTATGAGGGGCAGAGGACATATCAGTGCAAGAAATGCAAGCACAT GTTTCCACTTTATCCTGAACTTGAAACAAGAAACTCAATAACACTTCCGTCAATCTGCCCCTCTCAG AGGTCCAATCCTTGCGAAGGCACTAAATTCCTCTGTGTAGAAAATACCACAGTCTGTCATGATTACCAGGAAATAAAACTTCAAGAAAGCACACAGGTTTTGGGTGTTGGTGTAATCCCCCGTTTAATTCTAGTCATTCTTCAAGATGATCTTGTTGACATTGTTAAAGCTGGAG ATGATGTAATCATTACAGGGATCTTGACTGCTAAGTGGTCTCCTGATTTAAAAGATGTACGATGCGATCTTGATCCCATATTAATTGCCAACCATGTGAG GAAAACTAATGAGATGAAATTAGAGATTGATATCCCGGATGATGTTGCTATGAAATTCAAGCAATTCTGGTTAGACTTCAGAGACACCCCATTGAAAG GAAGAAATACTATTCTACAAGGAATTTGCCCACAAGTTTTTGGACTCTTCACTGTGAAACTTGCAG TTGCTCTCACACTGATTGGAGGTGTTCAACATGTTGATGCTTCTGGGACAAAGATTCGAGGAGAGTCTCACTTGCTTCTGGTTGGTGACCCAG GTACTGGAAAGTCTCAGTTCTTGAAATTTGCTGCTAAATTAAGCAACCGATCTGTCATTACTACTGGCCTGGGAAGCACTAGTGCTGGACTGACTGTTACTGCAGTTAAGGATGGTG GGGAGTGGATGCTAGAAGCCGGGGCCCTTGTTTTAGCTGATGGAGGCCTTTGTTGCATTGATGAATTTGATAG TATGAGAGAACATGACAGGGCAACCATTCATGAAGCAATGGAGCAGCAGACTATAAGTGTTGCAAAG GCTGGCCTTGTTACTACTCTTAGTACCAGGACAATTGTCTTCGGTGCAACAAATCCCAAAGGACACTATGATCCTGATCAAC CTCTCTCTGTCAATACGGCACTCTCTGGTCCCTTACTAAGTAGATTTGATATTGTCCTTGTGCTCTTGGATACAAAGAACCCTGAATGGGATGCAGTTGTATCATCACACATTCTGGGTGAG gGAGAATATGGAAATGGCAAGCAGGATGAAGATCTAGCAAATATCTGGTCACTTTCTATCCTCCGGAG GTATATTGGCTATGTAAAAAATCACTTTAAACCAGTGCTTACAAAAGAGGCTGAAAAGGTTATCTCAAGCTATTATCAACTCCAAAGGAGATCGGCCACACATAATGCAG CAAGAACAACGGTGCGCATGCTTGAAAGCTTGATACGCCTGGCTCAAG CTCACGCAAGGCTTATGTTCAGAAATGAGGTCACTAGATTAGATGCCATTGCTGCCATTTTATGCATTGAATCATCCATGACTATCTCCGCAATTATAGACAGCATAGGGAATGCCCTGCACTCCAATTTCACCGAGAACCCAGATGAGGAAT ATGCAAAGCAAGAAAAATTAATTCTTGAAAAGTTAAGTTTGATCGATGAGTCCCTGGAATCAAACGGCTTGGAAGGTTTCAAC